From one Lotus japonicus ecotype B-129 chromosome 3, LjGifu_v1.2 genomic stretch:
- the LOC130744350 gene encoding uncharacterized protein LOC130744350, which translates to MTKSLEIAAISKMIEIESNSFDGLSSAKKLEDKEKENEKLKSTMKLLEKSNKVNEKKAADLALDLERLKKTLEEGEALLKAKEEETQKMKEEANSLASEKQILNKTVDDLSAEVASLKTSILSQLETGFNKAKEQILFLNPDMPIKIEGIDPYARIVEGNLP; encoded by the exons ATGACTAAAAGTTTGGAAATTGCTGCTATTTCCAAAATGATAGAGATTGAGTCCAACAGCTTTGATGGGCTTTCTAGCGCTAAGAAACTtgaagataaagaaaaagaaaatgaaaaactgaAGTCCACCATGAAGCTGTTAGAAAAATCTAACAAGGTCAACGAGAAGAAAGCCGCGGATCTGGCTTTAGATCTTGAAAGACTGAAAAAGACTTTGGAGGAAGGTGAAGCCTTACTGAAGGCGAAGGAAGAAGAGACTCAGAAAATGAAGGAAGAGGCGAACTCTTTGGCCTCagaaaaacaaattttgaacAAGACTGTTGATGACCTCTCTGCCGAAGTGGCCTCTCTGAAAACCTCGATTCTATCCCAACTTGAAACTGGCTTCAACAAAGCTAAAGAACAAATCTTGTTCCTCAATCCCGACATGCCTATCAAGATTGAAGGCATTGATCCTTATGCTAGGATCGTTGAAGGAAA CCTCCCTTAA
- the LOC130743361 gene encoding DEAD-box ATP-dependent RNA helicase 41, with protein MADSHPIANDSPKISSLATGGDAPNDAGNGVKVSSKDQREALPDEPKCVICGRYGEYICDQTDDDVCSMECKQSILSRIAKSSSSVGGPPLPVKLPAADECFYVRDTDFKSGASSSGGNRAELLRKKLDIRVNRDVAEPVSTFASCNLHEKLLHNMEAAGYDKPTPVQMQAIPIALKGTNLLVLADTGSGKTDSFLIPIVSECGIQRLLYDPNKKKPLAIVLSPTRELCIQIEEHAKAMGKSLPFKTALVVGGDAMPGQVHRIQQGVELIVATPGRLIDLLTKHEIDLDDVKTLVVDEVDCMLQRGFRDQVLQIYQALSQPQVLMFTATITSDIEKMANSLAKDIAVVTVGNPNCPNKAVKQIAIWVDSKQKKSKLFEIMRSEQHFKPPVVIYVGSRIGADLLADTIKVVIGIKAVSIHGEKPMKERREIMQSFAAGEVTVIVATGVLGRGVDLLGVRQVIVFDMPNSIDEYVHMIGRASRMGEEGQAIVFVNSSNKKVFCELIGVLKSAGAPIPRELLNSHYTAAFVSGSKCSKKRTHK; from the exons ATGGCTGATTCTCACCCCATTGCCAATGACTCACCGAAGATTTCATCGCTCGCAACCGGAGGAGATGCACCTAATG ATGCTGGAAATGGTGTCAAGGTGAGTTCTAAGGACCAAAGGGAGGCTCTGCCTGATGAGCCCAAGTGTGTTATATGTGGCCGCTATGGTGAGTATATCTGTGATCAAACTGATGATGATGTTTGCAGCATGGAATGCAAACAATCAATACTGAGCAGAATTGCCAAATCCTCGTCTTCTGTTGGAGGTCCTCCCTTACCCGTAAAGCTACCTGCAGCTGATGAGTGCTTTTATGTTAGAGATACTGATTTCAAATCAGGAGCTTCATCTTCAGGTGGTAATCGGGCTGAATTGCTAAGAAAGAAACTTGACATTCGTGTGAACCGTGATGTTGCGGAGCCGGTTTCGACATTCGCTTCCTGTAACCTCCATGAAAAGCTTCTCCACAATATGGAAGCAGCAGGATATGACAAGCCTACCCCTGTCCAAATGCAAGCAATCCCTATTGCTTTGAAGGGGACAAACTTGCTTGTTTTAGCTGATACAGGATCAGGAAAGACTGATTCCTTTCTTATTCCAATAGTTTCTGAATGTGGGATTCAACGTCTGCTGTATGATCCAAATAAGAAGAAGCCTTTAGCTATAGTGTTATCACCTACCAGAGAGCTCTGTATACAGATTGAAGAGCATGCTAAAGCGATGGGAAAGAGTTTACCTTTCAAAACTGCCCTTGTGGTAGGCGGTGATGCAATGCCTGGACAAGTCCACCGCATTCAACAAGGTGTTGAGTTGATTGTGGCAACCCCAGGAAGGCTTATTGATCTTTTAACGAAGCATGAGATTGACTTAGATGATGTGAAGACTTTAGTTGTGGATGAGGTGGACTGCATGCTGCAAAGGGGTTTTCGAGACCAGGTCTTGCAGATATATCAAGCTTTGTCACAACCTCAGGTCTTGATGTTTACTGCAACAATAACTAGTGACATAGAAAAAATGGCAAACTCTCTGGCAAAAGACATTGCGGTTGTAACTGTTGGGAATCCTAATTGTCCAAATAAGGCGGTCAAGCAGATAGCTATCTGGGTTGATTCAAAACAAAAGAAGTCGAAGCTGTTTGAGATCATGCGAAGTGAACAACATTTTAAGCCACCTGTTGTCATATATGTCGGCTCCAGAATCGGGGCAGATCTCCTGGCGGATACGATTAAAGTTGTGATTGGAATTAAAGCAGTTTCAATTCATGGTGAAAAGCCTATGAAGGAAAGGAGAGAAATAATGCAATCCTTCGCAGCGGGCGAGGTCACAGTGATTGTGGCTACTGGAGTATTGGGTAGGGGAGTTGATCTGCTTGGTGTAAGACAGGTAATTGTTTTCGACATGCCTAATTCCATTGACGAGTATGTTCATATGATTGGAAGGGCATCTAGGATGGGAGAGGAAGGTCAAGCCATAGTTTTTGTGAATAGCTCGAATAAGAAAGTTTTTTGTGAACTAATTGGTGTTCTAAAATCTGCTGGTGCACCTATTCCTCGGGAGCTGCTCAATTCACATTATACCGCAGCATTTGTCTCTGGTAGCAAGTGTTCAAAGAAGAGAACGCATAAATGA